A window from Thermosipho africanus Ob7 encodes these proteins:
- a CDS encoding MaoC family dehydratase yields MKYSDLKVGDTYEKSQVVEDQHVVSFAQITGDKNPVHLDEEYAKNSVFGGRIAHGILLLGYISAVLGMEFPGPGTIYMSQNAKFLKPVYIGEKIKIVIKIVEKDDNKKRAKLSTNIYKESGELAVEGEAMVSLKFL; encoded by the coding sequence GTGAAATATTCCGATTTAAAAGTCGGTGATACATACGAAAAATCTCAGGTTGTTGAAGATCAACATGTTGTAAGTTTTGCTCAAATAACGGGAGATAAAAATCCTGTACATCTTGATGAAGAATACGCAAAAAATTCAGTTTTTGGTGGTAGAATTGCTCATGGAATTTTACTTCTTGGATATATATCTGCAGTTCTTGGAATGGAATTTCCAGGTCCTGGAACAATTTACATGTCTCAAAATGCTAAATTTTTAAAACCAGTCTATATTGGTGAAAAAATAAAGATAGTAATTAAAATTGTAGAAAAAGATGATAATAAAAAGAGAGCAAAGCTTTCAACAAATATATACAAAGAATCTGGAGAACTTGCAGTAGAAGGGGAGGCTATGGTGTCATTGAAATTTCTATGA
- a CDS encoding 50S ribosomal protein L11 methyltransferase, whose product MNKVFNEFVYKISQDQVEKIEEYFFENNIKNYYFYETKEGTFLVLVFEEKQENVFLPFNLEFVENRTTTSEDWVKNLITKPFEFIEGVYVDPDHNNVDGEIVIRITPGLAFGTGLHDTTKLSAKFLKKYLRSGMDVLDLGCGSAILSILAKKLGAGRVLGVDNDPLAVEAAKENVERNNVDVEIRQSDLFSNVDGKFDLIVSNIIAEILIEALKDLPKFLKEDGIVILSGIIDSKLPLFKSYNIVEHWRSNEWNALVIKI is encoded by the coding sequence TTGAATAAAGTATTTAACGAATTTGTTTACAAAATTTCTCAAGATCAAGTTGAAAAAATTGAAGAGTACTTTTTTGAAAATAATATAAAAAATTATTATTTTTATGAAACAAAAGAAGGTACTTTTTTGGTTTTGGTTTTTGAAGAAAAACAAGAAAATGTTTTTCTGCCATTTAACTTAGAATTTGTTGAAAATAGGACAACAACTTCTGAAGATTGGGTGAAAAATTTAATTACAAAGCCTTTTGAATTCATTGAAGGAGTTTATGTTGATCCAGATCATAACAATGTGGATGGTGAGATAGTTATTAGAATTACCCCAGGGCTTGCATTTGGAACGGGGCTTCACGATACGACAAAGCTTAGTGCAAAGTTTTTAAAGAAATATTTAAGGTCTGGTATGGATGTTTTGGATTTGGGATGTGGTAGTGCTATATTAAGTATTTTAGCTAAAAAACTTGGAGCTGGTAGAGTTCTTGGAGTGGATAATGATCCTTTAGCTGTTGAAGCGGCAAAAGAAAATGTTGAAAGAAATAATGTTGATGTTGAAATAAGACAATCGGATTTATTTTCAAACGTTGATGGAAAATTTGACTTGATCGTTTCAAATATAATTGCAGAAATATTAATAGAAGCGTTAAAAGATTTACCAAAATTTCTTAAAGAAGATGGTATAGTAATTTTATCTGGAATTATTGATTCCAAATTGCCACTTTTTAAAAGTTACAACATAGTTGAACATTGGAGGAGCAATGAATGGAATGCTTTAGTGATAAAGATATAA
- a CDS encoding lysine 5,6-aminomutase subunit alpha yields MKSKLGLDFKKVEYARKLSKKIADGVKEFVEPRSTTSIERTICRFLGIDGVNAEGVPLPNVVVDHLKENGLIEMGAAYCIGNAIIETGLSPQQIAEEIAGKKLNIGKLKMNSLDKVLDTLEPYVNQTINKIKDNKETRERMIREIGEGKQPYLYVIVATGNIYEDVVQAQAAARQGADIIAVIRSTAQSLLDYVPYGPTTEGFGGTYATQENFRIMRKALDEVSYEVKRYIRQVNYASGLCMPEIAAMGALERLDMMLNDALYGILFRDINMQRTIIDQHFSRVINGFAGIIINTGEDNYLTTADAYEEAHTVLASQFINEQLALMAGIPEEQMGLGHAFEMNPDIENGFLYELAQAQMAREIFPKAPLKYMPPTKYMTGNIFKGIVQDAMFNVVSIWTKQGIQLLGMLTEAIHTPFMSDRYLAIETAKYIFNNMRNIGDEIYFKEDGIIQKRAKQVLDEAIELLEKIAEDGLFKALSKGVFANVKRPIDGGKGLDGVFLKGKNYINPFIEKMLEGRC; encoded by the coding sequence ATGAAAAGCAAATTAGGTCTTGATTTTAAAAAAGTTGAATATGCAAGAAAACTTTCTAAAAAGATAGCTGACGGAGTAAAAGAATTTGTTGAGCCGCGTTCTACAACATCAATCGAAAGAACAATATGCAGATTCTTGGGAATTGATGGAGTAAATGCTGAAGGTGTGCCTCTTCCAAATGTTGTTGTTGATCATCTTAAAGAAAATGGATTAATTGAAATGGGAGCAGCATATTGTATTGGCAACGCAATTATCGAAACAGGACTTTCACCTCAACAAATTGCTGAAGAAATTGCTGGGAAAAAATTGAATATAGGAAAATTAAAAATGAATTCTTTAGATAAGGTTCTTGATACACTAGAGCCTTATGTAAACCAGACTATAAACAAAATAAAAGATAACAAAGAAACGCGTGAAAGGATGATAAGGGAAATTGGAGAAGGAAAACAACCATATCTTTACGTTATAGTTGCAACAGGAAATATATATGAAGATGTTGTTCAAGCTCAAGCAGCTGCAAGACAAGGAGCAGATATTATAGCTGTAATACGTTCTACAGCACAAAGCTTGCTTGATTATGTTCCATATGGTCCAACAACTGAAGGATTCGGTGGAACTTATGCAACCCAAGAAAACTTTAGAATAATGAGAAAAGCTCTTGATGAGGTTTCATACGAAGTTAAAAGGTATATACGCCAGGTTAATTATGCTTCTGGACTCTGTATGCCAGAAATAGCTGCAATGGGTGCACTTGAAAGATTGGATATGATGCTAAATGATGCACTGTATGGAATACTCTTTAGAGATATTAATATGCAAAGAACAATAATAGATCAACACTTTTCAAGAGTTATCAACGGCTTTGCAGGAATAATAATAAACACAGGAGAAGACAATTATCTTACAACTGCTGACGCTTATGAAGAGGCACACACTGTACTTGCCTCACAATTTATAAATGAACAACTTGCATTAATGGCAGGAATTCCTGAAGAGCAAATGGGGCTGGGTCACGCATTTGAAATGAATCCGGATATAGAAAACGGATTTTTATATGAACTTGCACAAGCTCAAATGGCTAGAGAAATATTCCCAAAAGCTCCACTAAAGTACATGCCTCCAACAAAATACATGACTGGAAATATTTTCAAAGGAATCGTTCAAGATGCTATGTTCAACGTTGTATCTATATGGACCAAGCAAGGAATTCAACTTCTTGGTATGCTAACAGAAGCTATTCACACTCCATTTATGTCAGATAGGTACCTTGCCATTGAAACTGCAAAATACATATTCAACAATATGAGAAATATTGGTGATGAAATTTACTTTAAAGAAGACGGAATAATTCAAAAAAGAGCAAAACAAGTACTTGACGAAGCAATAGAACTATTGGAAAAAATTGCTGAAGATGGTTTGTTTAAAGCTCTAAGCAAAGGTGTATTTGCAAACGTAAAAAGACCAATTGATGGTGGAAAAGGACTCGACGGCGTCTTCTTAAAAGGGAAAAATTACATTAACCCATTTATCGAAAAAATGTTAGAAGGAAGGTGCTAA
- the rdgB gene encoding RdgB/HAM1 family non-canonical purine NTP pyrophosphatase: MIYVATTNEHKVHEIMDILSDFNLELLKSPKKVDVEEDGKSFFENSVKKAYYYGMELNNPVICDDSGLVINALGGMPGVESARFMEGYSYEEKMKELLRRLQNFDDKSASFVCVATYFNPNNGVLISAEGIVNGTISDNIRGKFGFGYDPFFIPEGYDKTFGELGESVKRQISHRSRAFRKLFELLKKVGEI, encoded by the coding sequence GTGATTTATGTGGCAACAACAAATGAACACAAAGTTCACGAAATTATGGATATTTTGAGTGATTTTAATTTGGAACTATTAAAATCACCAAAAAAAGTTGATGTTGAAGAAGATGGAAAATCTTTTTTTGAAAATTCTGTGAAAAAAGCTTACTATTATGGAATGGAGTTAAATAACCCTGTAATTTGTGATGATTCAGGACTTGTTATAAATGCTCTAGGTGGAATGCCTGGGGTTGAAAGTGCTAGATTTATGGAAGGCTACAGCTATGAAGAAAAGATGAAAGAACTTTTAAGACGATTGCAAAATTTTGATGATAAAAGTGCAAGTTTTGTTTGTGTTGCAACATATTTTAACCCAAATAATGGAGTTTTAATTTCTGCGGAAGGAATAGTAAACGGAACGATTTCCGATAATATAAGAGGTAAATTTGGATTTGGATATGATCCATTCTTTATACCTGAAGGTTATGATAAGACTTTTGGGGAACTTGGCGAAAGTGTAAAAAGACAAATAAGCCATAGGAGTAGAGCTTTTAGAAAGTTATTTGAATTATTGAAAAAGGTGGGAGAGATTTGA
- a CDS encoding alcohol dehydrogenase, whose product MINKRGCPYGTHRVIEPKGTLPQAAKKIDNTMEIYTNEILIDVKTLNVDSASFTQIKESCNKDIDCMKKTILSIVNERGKLQNPVTGSGGMLIGVVEEIGSDLKTDLKVGDKIATLVSLSLTPLKIDEILNIKIDADQVDIKGKAILFETGIYAKLPDDIPEKLALAVLDVAGAPAQVNKLVKKGMTVAIIGAGGKSGLLCCYQAMKNVGSSGRVIAIEYSQENAEKVRKLNLAHDVIVADATKPVEVYNEFLKVTGGQLADVTINNVNVPTTEMSSILITKDEGIIYFFSMATSFTRAALGAEGVGKDVTMIIGNGYTKGHAELSLNILRESKEIRKLFEEKYC is encoded by the coding sequence ATGATAAATAAAAGAGGATGCCCATATGGAACTCACAGAGTGATAGAACCAAAAGGTACTTTACCACAGGCAGCAAAAAAAATTGATAATACAATGGAAATATATACAAACGAAATATTAATTGATGTAAAAACATTGAATGTCGACTCTGCAAGTTTTACACAAATAAAGGAATCCTGTAACAAAGACATTGATTGTATGAAAAAAACAATCCTTTCCATAGTAAACGAGAGAGGAAAGCTGCAAAATCCTGTAACAGGCAGTGGGGGAATGCTAATCGGAGTAGTAGAAGAAATAGGAAGTGATTTAAAAACAGATCTCAAAGTTGGTGATAAAATAGCTACACTAGTTTCTCTCTCTCTAACTCCTCTTAAAATCGACGAAATACTAAATATTAAGATCGATGCTGATCAGGTTGACATAAAAGGAAAAGCAATTTTATTTGAAACAGGCATATACGCAAAACTTCCAGATGATATTCCAGAAAAGCTTGCACTTGCGGTATTAGATGTTGCTGGAGCACCCGCTCAAGTAAATAAACTGGTTAAAAAAGGTATGACTGTAGCTATAATCGGTGCTGGCGGTAAATCAGGATTATTGTGCTGCTATCAAGCAATGAAAAATGTTGGTAGTAGTGGCAGGGTAATAGCAATTGAATATTCCCAAGAAAACGCTGAAAAAGTTAGAAAACTAAACCTAGCTCATGATGTAATTGTTGCAGATGCAACAAAACCTGTAGAAGTTTACAACGAATTTTTAAAAGTTACAGGTGGACAACTTGCAGATGTAACCATAAACAATGTAAATGTTCCAACAACTGAAATGTCATCGATACTTATAACAAAAGATGAAGGAATTATCTATTTCTTTAGTATGGCCACATCATTTACAAGAGCTGCACTTGGTGCAGAAGGCGTTGGAAAAGATGTAACTATGATTATAGGAAATGGATACACAAAAGGACACGCAGAGTTGAGCTTGAACATCTTGAGAGAGTCAAAAGAAATAAGAAAACTCTTTGAAGAAAAATATTGTTAA
- a CDS encoding MutS-related protein has product MNTGFEYIRKQLDFSSPLGKKAFENIKIMNNKEEIKKNLQAIEVFNNIEEKNIEKIKQILSHIQDIEETIKKLSFECTLDEIELFQIKVFSIFSQDLLKLLNTLEIYNIFNLENIEEVIEILDPRGERLPTFYIYEEYDKNLKEIRKIKESENDESKLLEILSREKEIEREICEKLSKKLHKFSNKLLKNFRIISFLDLSISKYELSKKLNLKMPQINSSFEIIYEKLFNPEVENLLNDRGKKFQKIDITLNPGTQIITGANMGGKTVLLRTIALSQMMFQMGFYVPAEFSKLPIFDEIFFVSGDFQNIKLGLSSFAAEMEIINNIYNEIKSGKKILILLDEPARTTNPTEGSAIVKTISNLFNRGNVICVISTHFDNVIDKEMRHLRVKGLKDVEKIDPSKDIQDYFDYSVEEVQLYNPPKEALKILKILKIDNDIVSKVEEVLTDEKQIRS; this is encoded by the coding sequence ATGAATACAGGTTTTGAATACATAAGAAAACAATTAGATTTTTCATCACCACTTGGTAAAAAAGCATTTGAAAATATAAAAATAATGAATAACAAAGAAGAAATTAAAAAAAATCTTCAAGCAATTGAAGTTTTTAATAATATTGAAGAAAAAAACATTGAAAAAATCAAACAAATTCTTTCACACATTCAAGATATAGAAGAAACAATTAAAAAGTTAAGTTTTGAATGCACTCTAGATGAAATTGAGCTTTTCCAAATAAAAGTTTTTTCAATATTTTCACAGGACTTGTTAAAATTACTTAATACTTTAGAAATTTACAATATTTTCAATTTGGAAAATATTGAAGAAGTTATAGAAATACTTGATCCACGCGGTGAAAGACTTCCTACATTTTATATATACGAAGAATACGATAAAAATCTAAAAGAGATAAGAAAAATAAAAGAAAGTGAAAATGATGAAAGCAAATTACTTGAAATCCTTTCAAGAGAAAAAGAAATTGAAAGAGAAATTTGTGAAAAACTATCTAAAAAACTACATAAATTTTCAAATAAGCTCCTTAAGAATTTTCGAATAATTTCATTTCTTGATCTGTCTATTTCTAAGTACGAGTTATCAAAAAAGTTAAATTTAAAAATGCCACAGATTAACAGTTCTTTTGAAATAATATATGAAAAATTATTCAACCCTGAGGTTGAAAATTTATTAAATGATCGAGGAAAAAAATTTCAAAAAATTGATATTACTTTGAATCCAGGAACTCAGATAATAACAGGAGCAAATATGGGGGGTAAAACTGTACTTTTAAGAACGATTGCACTATCACAAATGATGTTTCAGATGGGGTTCTATGTTCCAGCCGAATTTTCTAAACTTCCAATTTTTGATGAAATTTTCTTTGTTTCTGGAGATTTTCAAAATATAAAGCTTGGACTTTCTTCTTTTGCAGCCGAAATGGAAATAATAAATAACATATATAATGAAATAAAAAGTGGTAAAAAAATACTTATCCTTTTAGACGAACCTGCAAGGACAACAAATCCAACTGAAGGTAGTGCTATTGTAAAAACCATATCAAACCTTTTCAACAGAGGAAATGTTATCTGTGTAATTTCAACGCACTTTGATAATGTTATCGACAAAGAAATGAGGCATTTAAGGGTCAAAGGACTAAAAGATGTTGAAAAAATAGATCCAAGCAAAGATATTCAAGACTATTTCGATTATTCAGTTGAAGAAGTTCAGCTTTATAACCCACCAAAAGAAGCATTAAAGATACTTAAAATTTTAAAAATAGATAATGATATAGTTTCTAAAGTCGAGGAGGTATTAACTGATGAAAAGCAAATTAGGTCTTGA
- a CDS encoding DUF501 domain-containing protein yields MECFSDKDIRKIVEKQLSINATNFCKVAKFCSYGFPQVIKSLPIKDEKPFPTLNYLVCPYLIKEVSRLEEKG; encoded by the coding sequence ATGGAATGCTTTAGTGATAAAGATATAAGAAAAATAGTTGAAAAACAGTTGTCAATTAATGCAACAAATTTTTGTAAAGTTGCAAAATTTTGTTCGTATGGTTTTCCTCAAGTTATTAAAAGTCTTCCAATAAAAGATGAAAAACCATTTCCCACATTGAATTACCTAGTTTGCCCGTATCTTATAAAAGAAGTATCTCGCCTTGAAGAAAAGGGCTAA
- the ablA gene encoding lysine 2,3-aminomutase, with amino-acid sequence MRNYKEIPLWKNVSEEEWNNWKWQIRNRITDVDTLKQVINLTPEEENGIRNSLKTLRMAITPYYASLMDPDNPKCPIRRQAVPTIKELEVKPWDMVDPLHEDEDSPVPGLTHRYPDRVLLLVTDMCAMYCRHCTRRRFAGQHDRARTKQEIDAAIEYIRETPQVRDVLLSGGDALLAGIDMLEYILKELRKIKHVEIIRIGSRAPVVIPQIVTKELTDMLKKYHPIWLNTHFNHPKEITPESSRACEMLADAGIPLGNQSVLLRGVNDSPYIMMELVHQLVKIRVRPYYLYQCDLSQGISHFRTSIGTGLRIIESLIGHTSGFCVPTYVVDAPAGGGKIRLMPEYLISYSDKTAILRNYEGVIVAYHEPEDTESDVDDSEYREKYKLSGIASLYDSKKISMEPAHLERHERIRKWKEKRGEKK; translated from the coding sequence ATGAGAAATTATAAGGAAATTCCACTTTGGAAAAACGTTAGCGAAGAAGAATGGAACAATTGGAAATGGCAAATAAGAAACAGAATTACCGATGTTGACACATTAAAACAAGTAATTAACTTAACGCCTGAAGAAGAAAATGGAATAAGAAATAGTTTGAAAACACTTAGGATGGCAATAACTCCATATTATGCATCATTAATGGATCCAGACAATCCAAAATGTCCTATTAGAAGACAAGCTGTTCCAACAATAAAAGAGCTCGAAGTAAAACCGTGGGATATGGTAGATCCTTTGCATGAAGATGAAGATTCGCCTGTTCCAGGACTTACCCACAGATACCCTGATAGAGTTTTGCTTCTTGTAACTGATATGTGTGCAATGTACTGTAGACACTGCACAAGAAGAAGATTTGCTGGTCAACACGACAGAGCAAGAACAAAACAAGAAATAGATGCAGCAATTGAATACATAAGAGAAACACCTCAGGTTAGGGATGTTCTACTCTCTGGTGGGGATGCATTACTTGCTGGAATTGATATGCTCGAATATATTTTAAAGGAACTAAGGAAAATAAAGCATGTTGAAATTATTAGAATTGGCTCAAGAGCTCCTGTTGTGATTCCACAAATAGTAACAAAAGAATTAACTGATATGCTAAAAAAATATCACCCAATATGGCTCAATACCCATTTTAACCATCCAAAAGAAATTACACCTGAAAGCTCCAGAGCATGTGAAATGCTAGCAGATGCTGGTATTCCACTTGGAAATCAATCTGTTTTACTACGCGGTGTAAACGATAGTCCATATATCATGATGGAACTTGTACACCAACTTGTAAAAATAAGAGTAAGACCGTATTATCTATACCAGTGTGATCTTTCACAGGGAATTTCACATTTTAGAACATCCATTGGAACGGGTCTTAGAATAATTGAAAGTTTAATAGGACACACCTCTGGTTTTTGTGTTCCTACATACGTTGTTGATGCTCCCGCAGGTGGAGGAAAAATTCGTCTTATGCCAGAATACCTTATTTCTTACTCTGATAAAACTGCAATCCTTAGAAACTATGAAGGGGTTATCGTAGCATATCATGAACCTGAAGACACTGAAAGTGACGTCGATGACAGTGAATACAGAGAAAAATACAAATTGAGCGGTATTGCTTCATTATACGATAGCAAAAAAATCTCAATGGAGCCAGCTCACCTTGAAAGACATGAAAGAATTAGAAAATGGAAAGAAAAAAGAGGTGAAAAAAAGTGA
- a CDS encoding DUF501 domain-containing protein gives MKKRANIKKFQDEVEAEKELREKLVNAHMKVIEERDKFFERDDLKKYEQWRKVLKSVGSGGIKDFTKIKCLHLHLADFLAGIENPIGEKVASLLKSLECDDSYCKRFLE, from the coding sequence TTGAAGAAAAGGGCTAACATAAAAAAATTTCAAGATGAGGTAGAAGCTGAAAAAGAACTTAGAGAAAAATTAGTAAATGCTCACATGAAGGTCATAGAAGAACGGGATAAATTTTTTGAAAGAGACGATTTGAAAAAGTATGAGCAGTGGAGAAAAGTTTTAAAAAGTGTTGGAAGTGGTGGTATAAAAGATTTTACTAAAATAAAATGTTTACATCTTCATCTTGCAGACTTTCTTGCAGGAATTGAAAATCCAATAGGTGAAAAGGTGGCAAGTTTATTAAAATCGCTTGAATGTGATGATTCATATTGTAAGAGGTTTTTAGAATGA
- a CDS encoding 3-keto-5-aminohexanoate cleavage protein codes for MEKLIITVAVTGAEVTREKQPNLPITPDEIADAVYECYLAGASIAHVHARLDDGTPTQSYEVYKEIKEKIEKKCDIIFQPSTGGATWHTFEERMQPLLTNPEMATLSAGTCNFGNDVFLNPMEYIEKFAIEMKKRNIKPEIEVFERGMIETAIKLVDKGLLNPPLHFDFVMGVPGAIPGTIEDLVYLVSKIPPGSTWSVAGIGRYELPLAVHAILMGGHVRVGFEDNIYYKKGELAKSNAQLVERIVRIAKELGREIATPDEARKILGIRKE; via the coding sequence ATGGAAAAACTCATAATTACAGTCGCCGTTACCGGTGCAGAAGTTACTAGAGAAAAGCAACCCAATTTACCGATCACTCCAGATGAAATAGCCGATGCGGTATATGAATGCTACCTTGCCGGTGCATCAATTGCCCATGTTCACGCAAGATTAGATGATGGAACTCCAACCCAATCGTATGAAGTATACAAAGAAATAAAAGAAAAAATTGAAAAAAAATGTGATATCATCTTCCAACCTTCTACAGGTGGTGCAACTTGGCATACTTTTGAAGAAAGAATGCAACCATTACTTACTAACCCAGAAATGGCAACATTGAGTGCCGGGACATGCAACTTTGGAAACGATGTCTTTTTAAATCCAATGGAATATATCGAAAAATTTGCTATTGAAATGAAAAAAAGAAATATAAAGCCTGAAATTGAAGTGTTTGAAAGGGGAATGATTGAAACTGCAATAAAACTTGTTGATAAAGGGCTTTTAAACCCTCCTTTGCACTTTGATTTTGTAATGGGAGTTCCAGGAGCAATACCAGGAACTATTGAAGATCTTGTCTATCTCGTATCCAAAATACCACCTGGTTCTACATGGAGCGTTGCTGGAATAGGTAGATATGAATTACCACTTGCAGTACATGCTATTTTAATGGGCGGTCATGTTAGAGTTGGCTTTGAAGATAATATCTATTACAAAAAAGGCGAACTTGCAAAGTCAAATGCCCAATTAGTAGAAAGAATTGTAAGAATCGCAAAAGAATTGGGAAGGGAAATAGCAACACCAGATGAAGCAAGAAAAATACTAGGAATAAGAAAGGAGTGA
- a CDS encoding peptidoglycan DD-metalloendopeptidase family protein — protein MNKKVLAIFFFLIAASLFANYYILNYYIQPGDTLYLISKEFNVSPSVILDWNDIDPYHLKVGQSIKIPQPNGIIYEVKQGDTLYDISLRFFTTVDAIKKANNLLSSFIYVGQKLFIPIDYVGVAFNVYDKSFIWPVYGKISSTYGWRIHPIYQKRTFHTGLDIAAPEGSPIFSATNGVVTHAGEYGGYGLAVIVKYGNYEIVYGHMSKISVYKGQTVKKGELLGRVGSTGISTGPHLHFEVRINGKHTNPVAFLPSYGRMYVLKDQGLYLGGE, from the coding sequence GTGAATAAAAAAGTTTTAGCAATATTCTTTTTTTTGATAGCTGCAAGTTTATTTGCAAATTATTATATTTTAAATTACTATATTCAACCTGGAGACACCCTTTATTTAATTTCCAAGGAATTTAATGTTTCACCTTCAGTTATACTTGATTGGAATGATATTGATCCTTATCATCTTAAGGTGGGACAATCAATAAAGATTCCACAGCCAAACGGAATAATTTATGAAGTAAAACAAGGAGATACACTGTACGATATTTCACTCCGATTTTTTACAACAGTTGATGCAATCAAAAAGGCTAACAATCTACTTAGTAGTTTTATTTATGTCGGGCAGAAATTATTTATACCAATAGATTATGTTGGTGTAGCGTTTAACGTATATGATAAAAGTTTTATTTGGCCGGTATATGGAAAAATTTCTTCAACATATGGCTGGCGTATTCACCCTATATATCAAAAAAGAACTTTTCATACAGGTCTTGATATAGCAGCTCCAGAAGGAAGTCCAATTTTTTCTGCCACAAACGGTGTAGTAACTCATGCAGGTGAGTATGGAGGATATGGATTGGCAGTAATTGTAAAATATGGAAACTATGAGATAGTTTATGGTCATATGTCTAAGATTAGTGTTTATAAAGGCCAAACCGTAAAAAAAGGGGAACTTCTTGGAAGAGTGGGGTCAACAGGAATTAGTACAGGCCCTCACTTGCATTTTGAAGTAAGAATAAATGGAAAACATACGAATCCTGTTGCATTTTTGCCATCTTATGGTAGAATGTATGTTCTCAAAGATCAAGGGTTATATTTGGGTGGTGAGTAG
- a CDS encoding 23S rRNA (pseudouridine(1915)-N(3))-methyltransferase RlmH, translating to MNVEIIVPGKLSSHLQNVFDFYLKKLKRFANLTVTFTKLGGDVNRESKHVILRREKDEILNKVKNRKFILIDLHGKQMDSISFSKLVENGMLSGELLFVIGGPLGIDDELRKKASLKISLSKMTFTHEFTLVILLEQLFRAFKIINNEKYHY from the coding sequence ATGAATGTAGAAATAATTGTTCCTGGAAAGCTTTCAAGTCATTTGCAAAACGTTTTTGATTTTTATTTAAAAAAATTAAAGCGTTTTGCAAATTTAACTGTTACGTTTACAAAGCTTGGTGGAGATGTTAATAGAGAATCAAAGCATGTGATTTTAAGGCGAGAAAAAGATGAAATTTTAAATAAGGTTAAAAACAGAAAGTTTATTTTAATAGATCTCCATGGGAAACAGATGGATAGTATTTCGTTTTCAAAATTAGTTGAAAATGGGATGTTATCGGGAGAGTTATTGTTTGTTATAGGAGGACCGCTTGGTATAGATGATGAATTAAGAAAAAAAGCAAGCTTAAAAATTTCTTTGTCTAAAATGACTTTTACTCATGAATTTACACTTGTTATACTTTTAGAGCAACTTTTTAGAGCGTTTAAAATTATAAATAATGAAAAATATCATTATTGA
- a CDS encoding hotdog domain-containing protein, whose protein sequence is MTATIRVRMSTADAHYGGNLVDGAKILQLFGDVATELLIRHDGDEGLFRAYDNIEFLAPVYAGDFIEVTGEIVEVGRTSRKMVFVAKKVITARPDINDSAADVLEEPIIVCKASGTCVVPLEKQRKR, encoded by the coding sequence ATGACTGCAACTATCAGAGTAAGAATGAGTACGGCAGATGCCCACTACGGTGGAAATCTTGTCGATGGTGCAAAAATATTGCAACTTTTTGGTGATGTAGCAACTGAATTACTCATTAGGCATGACGGAGATGAAGGCCTTTTTAGAGCGTACGATAATATTGAATTTTTAGCACCTGTGTATGCCGGTGACTTTATTGAGGTTACAGGAGAAATAGTTGAGGTAGGAAGAACCTCAAGAAAAATGGTCTTTGTTGCAAAAAAGGTCATAACTGCAAGGCCAGATATCAATGACAGTGCAGCAGACGTTTTAGAGGAACCTATAATCGTATGTAAAGCAAGTGGTACATGCGTTGTACCATTAGAAAAGCAAAGGAAAAGGTGA